In Halomonas alkalicola, the following proteins share a genomic window:
- a CDS encoding sensor histidine kinase, whose protein sequence is MLTNLLRNAAQAEGTRRVRLSAESRGDQLHLRLEDDGSGIREADKSQVFDPFFTTKPVGQGSGLGLSMVHRIVNDHGGTIGVFDSELGGAGFAITLPLEDLLETGENEAVTPNHSATRGRQS, encoded by the coding sequence GTGCTCACCAACCTGCTGCGCAATGCCGCCCAGGCCGAGGGCACCCGCCGCGTCAGGCTAAGCGCCGAGTCCCGTGGCGATCAGCTGCACCTGAGGCTCGAGGATGACGGCAGCGGCATCCGCGAGGCCGACAAGTCCCAGGTCTTCGATCCCTTCTTCACCACCAAGCCGGTGGGCCAGGGGAGCGGCCTCGGCCTCTCCATGGTCCACCGCATCGTCAACGACCATGGCGGTACCATCGGGGTGTTCGACAGCGAGCTCGGCGGTGCCGGGTTCGCCATCACCCTGCCGCTGGAGGACCTTCTGGAAACGGGAGAGAACGAGGCCGTTACCCCCAACCACTCGGCAACGCGAGGACGCCAATCGTGA
- a CDS encoding sigma-54-dependent transcriptional regulator codes for MTPKDAVPPCPILIVEDDPAILELLEEELQEAGHATLGAASAEEALATLSHSPVALVISDVRLPGMSGLALLEQLRTENSTLGFIVITAFGTIDQAVEALKLGADDFLTKPLDLENVREAVFRVLEHRRLAERFQRDAPPGHFHGIVGGSEPMQALFHDAARLAKSDAPILVLGESGTGKELLARAIHAESPRAEGPFVAVNCASIPGELMESEFFGHVKGAFTGASDHRQGLFQSARGGSLFLDEIGEMSPELQAKLLRALQEKTVRPVGGEREEPVDVRIIAATHRDLEQAIETGHFRSDLFYRLETFSLRIPPLREREGDLERLITALIDKHADAQQKRIEGIEPAALQALLAYGYPGNVRELENAIMRAVTLADSGEIRHADLPERLREQAQASRRESGEVVAGSLAPSTPQQAWPSLEEVEKRYIRKVLDATGGNKRRTADILGIARRTLYRRLDDG; via the coding sequence GTGACCCCCAAGGACGCCGTGCCCCCCTGCCCGATCCTCATCGTCGAGGACGATCCCGCCATCCTGGAGCTGCTCGAGGAGGAGCTCCAGGAGGCCGGCCACGCCACCCTGGGCGCTGCCAGCGCCGAGGAGGCCCTCGCCACCCTCAGCCACAGCCCGGTGGCCCTAGTGATCAGCGATGTGCGCCTGCCCGGCATGAGCGGCCTGGCCCTGCTGGAGCAGCTGCGCACCGAGAACAGCACCCTCGGCTTCATCGTCATCACCGCCTTCGGCACCATCGACCAGGCAGTGGAGGCGCTCAAGCTCGGCGCCGATGACTTCCTGACCAAGCCGCTGGACCTGGAGAACGTCCGCGAGGCGGTATTCCGGGTGCTGGAGCACCGCCGCCTGGCCGAGCGCTTCCAGCGCGACGCGCCGCCCGGCCACTTCCACGGCATCGTCGGCGGGAGCGAGCCGATGCAGGCGCTGTTCCACGACGCCGCCCGGCTGGCGAAGAGCGATGCGCCGATCCTGGTGCTCGGCGAGAGCGGCACCGGCAAGGAGCTGCTGGCCCGGGCGATACACGCCGAGAGCCCGCGCGCCGAGGGCCCCTTCGTGGCGGTCAACTGCGCCAGCATCCCCGGCGAGCTGATGGAGAGCGAGTTCTTCGGCCATGTGAAGGGCGCCTTCACCGGCGCCAGCGACCATCGCCAGGGGCTGTTCCAGTCGGCCCGGGGCGGCAGCCTGTTCCTCGACGAGATCGGCGAGATGTCGCCGGAGCTGCAGGCCAAGCTGCTGCGCGCCCTGCAGGAGAAGACCGTGCGACCGGTGGGCGGCGAGCGGGAGGAGCCGGTGGACGTGCGCATCATCGCCGCCACCCACCGCGACCTGGAGCAGGCCATCGAGACGGGCCACTTCCGCAGCGACCTCTTCTATCGCCTGGAGACCTTCTCGCTGCGTATTCCCCCGCTGCGCGAGCGGGAGGGCGACCTGGAGCGGCTGATCACGGCGCTGATCGACAAGCACGCCGACGCCCAGCAGAAGCGCATCGAGGGCATCGAGCCCGCTGCCCTGCAGGCGCTGCTCGCCTATGGCTACCCGGGCAACGTGCGCGAACTGGAGAACGCCATCATGCGCGCGGTGACCCTGGCCGATTCGGGCGAGATTCGCCACGCCGACCTGCCCGAGCGCCTGCGCGAGCAGGCCCAGGCATCCCGCCGCGAGAGCGGCGAGGTCGTGGCCGGCAGCCTGGCCCCCAGCACGCCGCAGCAGGCCTGGCCAAGCCTCGAGGAGGTCGAGAAGCGTTATATCCGCAAGGTGCTGGACGCCACCGGCGGCAACAAGCGCCGCACCGCCGACATCCTGGGCATCGCCCGACGCACCCTCTATCGCCGCCTCGACGACGGCTGA
- a CDS encoding BCCT family transporter, with translation MANDENAPEKPQASEGIPAPEGPANLIDTDYVIGQDNISASPMGIDVDLHGKVFAVSAIVVMFFVIITLALQDQVGPLFTSTFNFLTGNMAWFFLLAPNIFVLLSIVLIFTPLGKVRIGGADAKPDFSYAGWLSMLFAAGMGIGLMYFGVSEPMDHFQAALGGISSEGRARTDWSPLGGAEGDEAGALALGMAATIFHWGLHPWGIYAVVALSLAIFSFNKGLPLTMRSIFYPILGERVWGWPGHVIDILAVFATLFGLATSLGLGAQQATNGLNDLFGIPDTNVTMVLLIVAITIVAIGSITLGVDKGVQRLSQLNMGLAFLLLAFVILVGPTLMIATGFFQNLGHYLSYLPALSNPFGREDANFSQGWTAFYWAWWISWSPFVGMFIARVSRGRTVREFLIAVLLVPSLVSVLWMTSFGSAGISQLLAGTFEGEADALFVMLAGLPLTEITSFIAIVLVVVFFITSSDSGSLVIDSITAGGKVDAPKPQRIFWAIIEGAIAIGLLIGGGLAALQAAVISTGLPFTLVLLVGCYAIIKGLMSEPR, from the coding sequence ATGGCCAATGACGAGAACGCCCCCGAGAAGCCGCAGGCTTCCGAGGGCATTCCGGCCCCGGAGGGGCCCGCCAACCTGATCGATACCGACTACGTGATCGGCCAGGACAACATTTCCGCCTCGCCCATGGGGATCGACGTGGACCTGCACGGCAAGGTATTCGCCGTGTCGGCCATCGTGGTGATGTTCTTCGTGATCATCACCCTGGCCCTGCAGGACCAGGTCGGTCCGCTGTTCACCAGCACCTTCAACTTCCTGACCGGCAACATGGCCTGGTTCTTCCTGCTGGCCCCCAACATCTTCGTGCTGCTGTCGATCGTGCTGATCTTCACGCCCCTGGGGAAGGTGCGCATCGGCGGGGCCGATGCCAAGCCGGACTTCAGCTACGCGGGCTGGTTATCCATGCTGTTCGCCGCCGGCATGGGCATCGGCCTGATGTACTTCGGCGTCTCCGAGCCCATGGATCACTTCCAGGCGGCGCTCGGCGGCATCAGCAGCGAAGGCCGCGCGCGCACCGACTGGTCGCCGCTGGGCGGCGCCGAGGGCGACGAGGCCGGCGCCCTGGCGCTGGGCATGGCCGCCACCATCTTCCACTGGGGCCTGCACCCCTGGGGCATCTACGCCGTGGTGGCGCTGTCGCTGGCGATCTTCTCCTTCAACAAGGGCCTGCCGCTCACCATGCGCTCGATCTTCTACCCGATCCTGGGGGAGCGCGTGTGGGGCTGGCCGGGGCATGTGATCGACATCCTGGCGGTGTTCGCCACCCTGTTCGGCCTGGCCACCTCGCTCGGCCTCGGTGCCCAGCAGGCCACCAACGGCTTGAACGACCTCTTCGGCATTCCCGATACCAACGTCACCATGGTGCTGCTGATCGTCGCCATCACCATCGTGGCCATCGGCTCCATCACCCTCGGCGTCGACAAGGGCGTGCAGCGCCTCTCCCAGCTCAACATGGGGCTCGCCTTCCTGCTGCTGGCCTTCGTCATCCTGGTGGGCCCGACGCTGATGATCGCCACCGGCTTCTTCCAGAATCTGGGCCACTACCTCAGCTACCTGCCGGCGCTCTCCAACCCCTTCGGGCGCGAGGACGCCAACTTCAGCCAGGGCTGGACCGCCTTCTACTGGGCCTGGTGGATCTCCTGGTCGCCCTTCGTCGGCATGTTCATCGCCCGGGTCTCCCGCGGGCGCACCGTGCGCGAGTTCCTGATCGCCGTGCTGCTGGTGCCGTCGCTGGTCTCGGTGCTGTGGATGACCTCCTTCGGCAGCGCCGGCATCAGCCAGCTGCTGGCCGGTACCTTCGAGGGCGAGGCGGATGCGCTCTTCGTGATGCTGGCCGGGCTGCCGCTCACCGAGATCACCTCCTTCATCGCCATCGTGCTGGTAGTGGTGTTCTTCATCACCTCCTCAGACTCCGGCTCCCTGGTGATCGACTCCATCACCGCCGGCGGCAAGGTGGACGCGCCCAAGCCCCAGCGCATCTTCTGGGCCATCATCGAGGGCGCCATCGCCATCGGCCTGCTGATCGGCGGCGGCCTGGCGGCGCTGCAGGCGGCGGTGATCTCCACCGGCCTGCCCTTCACCCTGGTCCTGCTGGTGGGCTGCTACGCCATCATCAAGGGGCTGATGAGCGAGCCGCGCTGA
- a CDS encoding 3'-5' exonuclease: protein MIRLPGATRQQEPGWPEYLADRAARVKDTLLQDYFAAGCPDPATPIGEVPLVALDIETTGLDPRRHAIVSVGVVPFTLARIPLRERRYWVLKPVRELTEQSVILHRITHGEVANAPDLAAILPELLGVLKGRVAVVHYRQIERPFLDSAIQARLGEGLRFPVIDTMSLEARLHRQSPWARFRRWLGRPPVSIRLHNSRARYGLPAYQGHHALVDALATAELLHAQVARHYSPDTPLGELWN from the coding sequence GTGATTCGCCTGCCTGGCGCGACGCGCCAGCAGGAACCCGGCTGGCCGGAATATCTGGCGGACCGCGCCGCCCGGGTAAAAGACACGCTGCTTCAGGACTATTTCGCCGCGGGCTGCCCGGACCCCGCCACCCCCATCGGCGAGGTGCCGCTGGTGGCGCTGGATATCGAGACCACCGGCCTCGACCCGCGCCGCCATGCCATCGTCAGCGTCGGGGTGGTGCCCTTCACCCTGGCACGCATCCCGCTGCGCGAGCGACGCTACTGGGTGCTCAAGCCGGTCCGTGAGCTCACCGAGCAGTCGGTGATCCTGCACCGCATCACCCACGGCGAGGTGGCGAACGCCCCCGATCTCGCCGCGATCCTGCCGGAGCTGCTCGGGGTGCTGAAGGGGAGGGTGGCGGTGGTACACTACCGCCAGATCGAGCGGCCCTTCCTCGACTCCGCCATCCAGGCCCGGCTGGGGGAGGGCCTGCGCTTCCCGGTGATCGACACCATGTCGCTGGAGGCGAGGCTGCACCGTCAGTCGCCGTGGGCACGCTTCCGGCGCTGGCTGGGGCGCCCGCCGGTCTCGATCCGCCTGCACAATAGCCGCGCGCGCTATGGCCTGCCCGCCTACCAGGGGCACCATGCCCTGGTGGACGCCCTGGCCACCGCCGAGCTGCTGCACGCCCAGGTGGCCCGCCACTACTCCCCCGACACCCCGCTGGGTGAGCTGTGGAACTGA
- a CDS encoding DUF294 nucleotidyltransferase-like domain-containing protein: protein MEVELLEIRQHMGRFPPFDALSDDLLDEIAGQVEVAYYRAGSEIWLLDQEIHELGYIRSGAVEVYRRNGDLYDRRGEGDIFGHFSLLRNHRVRYPVRALEDSLIYFLPDALFQRLCEEDEHFAEFVELERPRLESAVEQHKKQNDMMITRVRKLLTRYPVMVVASTTVQEAARLVGDSGASAVLVLDAPGDNPRYTFRDSEERAWQVRGILTDSDFRRLVAEGRPSDTPVGEIVVDRLVAIQSDESVHEAMLTMLRNNIHHLPVMHRRHPVGIVHLSDIIRYETHSSLYLVSNIFNQSTAEGLAKLAPDVRAAFVRMVEDGADSRMIGSALSTIGRSFTRRLLELAEEALGPPPVPYCFMAMGSMARNEQSIVTDQDNALVLDDAFDPEAHDAYFLAMAKIVSDGLDACGYTYCSGDIMATNPRWRQPLAVWKGYFEDWIHDPTPERLLHSSIFFDLDVVHGENVFVEQLQDLVAEQAPKSPLFLAAMARNALNRTPPLGFFRTFVMEKDGKQNNSINLKRRGTAPLTDLIRVHALACGSRAQNSFERLDDIDRTQLLAQGVSDKLRYALEFLAMSRIRHQVFDLQHERAPDNNIEPENVSDAERHTLKDAFQVLSNAQKFLKFRYPVPATAARRPRGTR, encoded by the coding sequence ATGGAAGTGGAACTGCTGGAAATCCGCCAGCATATGGGGCGCTTCCCGCCCTTCGATGCCCTCTCGGACGACCTGCTCGACGAGATCGCCGGCCAGGTCGAAGTGGCCTACTACCGGGCCGGCAGCGAGATTTGGCTCCTCGATCAGGAGATCCACGAACTGGGCTACATCCGCAGCGGCGCCGTGGAGGTCTATCGCCGCAACGGCGACCTCTACGACCGCCGCGGTGAGGGCGATATCTTCGGCCACTTCAGCCTGCTGCGTAACCACCGGGTCCGCTACCCCGTGCGGGCGCTGGAGGACAGCCTGATCTACTTCCTCCCGGATGCGCTCTTCCAGCGTCTCTGCGAGGAGGATGAGCACTTCGCCGAGTTCGTGGAACTGGAGCGCCCGCGCCTCGAGTCGGCGGTGGAGCAGCACAAGAAGCAGAACGACATGATGATCACTCGGGTGCGCAAGCTGCTGACCCGCTATCCGGTGATGGTGGTGGCGAGCACCACGGTGCAGGAGGCCGCGCGCCTGGTGGGCGACTCCGGCGCCTCGGCGGTGCTGGTGCTGGATGCCCCCGGCGACAACCCCCGCTACACCTTCCGGGACAGCGAGGAGCGCGCCTGGCAGGTGCGCGGCATCCTCACCGACAGCGACTTCCGTCGGCTGGTGGCCGAGGGGCGCCCGTCCGACACGCCGGTGGGGGAGATCGTGGTCGACCGGCTGGTGGCGATCCAGTCCGACGAGTCGGTCCACGAGGCGATGCTCACCATGCTGCGCAACAACATCCACCACCTGCCGGTAATGCATCGCCGCCACCCGGTGGGCATCGTCCACCTCTCCGACATCATCCGCTACGAGACCCACTCCAGCCTCTACCTGGTCAGCAACATCTTCAACCAGTCCACGGCGGAGGGCCTGGCCAAGCTGGCCCCGGACGTGCGTGCCGCCTTCGTGCGCATGGTGGAGGATGGCGCCGACTCGCGGATGATCGGCAGCGCGCTCTCCACCATCGGGCGCAGCTTCACTCGGCGCCTGCTGGAGCTGGCCGAGGAGGCGCTGGGGCCGCCGCCGGTGCCCTACTGCTTCATGGCCATGGGTTCCATGGCGCGCAACGAGCAGTCCATCGTCACCGATCAGGACAACGCCCTGGTGCTGGATGACGCCTTCGACCCCGAGGCCCACGACGCCTACTTCCTGGCGATGGCGAAGATCGTCAGCGACGGCCTGGACGCCTGCGGCTACACCTACTGCAGCGGCGACATCATGGCCACCAACCCGCGCTGGCGGCAGCCGCTGGCGGTCTGGAAGGGCTACTTCGAGGACTGGATCCACGACCCGACCCCGGAGCGGCTGCTGCACAGCTCGATCTTCTTCGACCTCGATGTCGTCCACGGCGAGAACGTCTTCGTCGAGCAGCTGCAGGACCTGGTGGCCGAGCAGGCGCCGAAGAGCCCGCTGTTCCTGGCCGCCATGGCGCGCAATGCCCTCAATCGCACCCCGCCGCTGGGCTTCTTCCGCACCTTCGTGATGGAGAAGGATGGCAAGCAGAACAACTCCATCAACCTCAAGCGGCGCGGCACCGCGCCGCTCACCGACCTGATCCGCGTCCACGCCCTGGCCTGCGGCTCCCGGGCCCAGAACAGCTTCGAGCGCCTCGACGATATCGATCGCACCCAGCTGCTGGCGCAAGGGGTCAGCGACAAGCTGCGCTACGCCCTGGAGTTCCTCGCCATGTCGCGCATCCGCCACCAGGTGTTCGACCTGCAGCACGAGCGTGCCCCGGACAACAACATCGAGCCGGAGAACGTCTCCGACGCCGAGCGCCACACCCTCAAGGACGCCTTCCAGGTGCTCAGCAACGCCCAGAAGTTTCTGAAGTTCCGCTATCCGGTCCCGGCCACGGCGGCGCGCCGCCCGCGAGGGACCCGGTGA
- a CDS encoding DUF4168 domain-containing protein translates to MKRMTALFSAALLSAGLMSATAHAQQDPAQDPAAAPEQPQAAAPAMDFSDEQLQQFADASQEIAVISQEYTERLHSAEDEASQQEVRMEANDKMVEVVEESGLDVDTFNAIGQAIQQDPELMQRVQEMAQS, encoded by the coding sequence ATGAAACGGATGACCGCTCTCTTCTCTGCCGCCCTGCTCAGCGCTGGCCTGATGTCCGCCACCGCCCACGCCCAGCAGGATCCGGCACAGGACCCGGCGGCAGCTCCCGAGCAGCCCCAGGCCGCCGCCCCGGCCATGGACTTCTCCGACGAGCAGCTGCAGCAGTTCGCCGATGCCTCCCAGGAGATCGCCGTGATCTCCCAGGAGTACACCGAGCGCCTGCACTCCGCCGAGGATGAGGCCTCCCAGCAGGAGGTGCGCATGGAAGCCAACGACAAGATGGTCGAGGTAGTCGAGGAGAGCGGTCTTGACGTGGATACCTTCAACGCCATCGGCCAGGCGATCCAGCAGGATCCCGAGCTGATGCAGCGCGTCCAGGAGATGGCGCAGTCGTAA